Proteins encoded by one window of Castor canadensis chromosome 2, mCasCan1.hap1v2, whole genome shotgun sequence:
- the Sema6d gene encoding semaphorin-6D isoform X1: MRFFLLYVYMLLLRIFQLRAVSFPEDDEPLNTVDFHYSRQYPVFRGRPSGNESQHRLDFQLMLKIRDTLYIAGRDQVYTVNLNEVPKTEVIPNKKLTWRSRQQDRENCAMKGKHKDECHNFIKVFVPRNDEMVFVCGTNAFNPMCRYYRLNTLEYDGEEISGLARCPFDARQTNVALFADGKLYSATVADFLASDAVIYRSMGDGSALRTIKYDSKWIKEPHFLHAIEYGNYVYFFFREIAVEHNNLGKAVYSRVARICKNDMGGSQRVLEKHWTSFLKARLNCSVPGDSFFYFDVLQSITDIIQINGIHTVVGVFTTQLNSIPGSAVCAFSMDDIEKVFKGRFKEQKTPDSVWTAVPEDKVPKPRPGCCAKHGLAEAYKTSIDFPDETLSFIKSHPLMDSAVPPIADEPWFTKTRVRYRLTAIAVDRSAGPYQNYTVIFVGSEAGVVLKVLAKTSPSSLNDSVLLEEIEAYNQAKCNAENEEDKKVIALQLDKDHHALYVAFSSCVVRIPLSRCERYGSCKKSCIASRDPYCGWLSQGACGRVTLGMLLLTEDFFTFHNHSAGGYEQDTEYGNTAHLGDCHEILPTSTTPDYKIFGGPTSDMEVSSSSVTTVASIPEITPKVIGTWRPKLTSSRKFVVQDDPNTSDFTDPLSGIPKGVRWEVQSGESNQMVHMNVLITCVFAAFVLGAFIAGVAVYCYRDMFVRKNRKIHKDAESAQSCTDSSGSFAKLNGLFDSPVKEYQQNIDSPKLYSNLLTSRKELPPNGDTTSMVMDHRGQPPELAALPTPESTPVLHQKTLQAMKSHSDKAHSHGASRKETPQFFPSSPPPHSPLSHGHIPSAIVLPNATHDYNTSFSNSNAHKAEKKLQNIDHPLTKSSSKRDHRRSVDSRNTLNDLLKHLNDPNSNPKAIMGDIQMAHQTLMLDTMGPMSEVPPKVPNREASLYSPPSTLPRNSPTKRVDVPTTPGVPMTSLERQRGYHKNSSQRHSISAMPKNLNSPNGVLLSRQPSMNRGGYMPTPTGAKVDYIQGTPVSVHLQPSLSRQSSYTSNGTLPRTGLKRTPSLKPDVPPKPSFVPQTTSVRPLNKYTY; the protein is encoded by the exons ATGAGGTTCTTCCTGCTTTATGTCTACATGTTGCTCCTGAGGATTTTCCAGCTGAGGGCAGTCAGCTTTCCCGAAGACGATGAGCCTCTAAATACTGTTGACTTCCACT ATTCAAGGCAATATCCGGTTTTTAGAGGACGCCCTTCAGGCAATGAATCGCAACACAGGCTGGACTTTCAGCTGATGTTGAAAATTCGAGACACACTTTATATTGCTGGCAG GGATCAAGTTTATACAGTGAACTTAAATGAAGTCCCCAAAACAGAAGTCATACCAAACAAG AAGCTGACGTGGAGATCAAGACAACAGGATCGAGAAAACTGTGCTATGAAAGGCAAACATAAA GATGAATGCCACAActttatcaaagtatttgttcCAAGAAATGATGAGATGGTTTTTGTCTGTGGCACCAATGCATTCAATCCCATGTGTAGATACTATAGG ttgaaTACCTTAGAGTATGATGGGGAAGAAATTAGTGGCCTGGCAAGATGTCCATTTGATGCCAGACAAACCAATGTTGCCCTGTTTGCTG ATGGGAAACTATATTCTGCCACAGTGGCTGACTTCTTGGCCAGTGATGCTGTGATTTATCGAAGCATGGGTGATGGATCTGCCCTTCGCACAATAAAATATGATTCCAAGTGGATAAAAG agCCACACTTTCTCCATGCCATAGAATATGGAAACtatgtctattttttctttcgagaaatcGCGGTGGAGCATAATAATTTAGGCAAA GCTGTGTATTCCCGAGTGGCCCGCATATGTAAAAATGACATGGGTGGCTCCCAGCGGGTTCTAGAGAAACACTGGACTTCGTTTCTGAAGGCTCGTCTTAACTGCTCCGTCCCTGGAGATTCGTTTTTCTACTTTGATGTTCTGCAGTCTATTACAGACATAATACAAATCAATGGCATCCACACTGTGGTTGGGGTGTTTACCACACAGCTGAACAG cattCCTGGTTCTGCAGTCTGTGCATTTAGCATGGATGACATTGAAAAGGTATTCAAAGGacgttttaaagaacagaaaactcCGGATTCTGTTTGGACAGCAGTCCCTGAAGACAAAGTGCCAAAgccaag GCCTGGCTGTTGTGCAAAACATGGCCTTGCTGAAGCTTACAAAACCTCCATCGACTTTCCTGATGAAACCCTGTCATTCATCAAATCCCACCCCCTCATGGACTCAGCTGTTCCACCCATTGCCGATGAGCCCTGGTTCACAAAGACAAGGGTCAG GTACAGATTGACAGCCATTGCCGTGGACCGTTCTGCAGGGCCCTACCAGAACTACACAGTCATCTTTGTTGGCTCTGAAGCTGGCGTGGTACTTAAAGTTTTGGCAAAGACCAGTCCTTCCTCTTTGAATGACAGCGTGTTACTGGAAGAGATTGAAGCTTACAACCAAGCAAA GTGCAATGCTGAGAATGAGGAAGACAAAAAGGTCATCGCACTGCAGTTGGATAAAGACCACCATGCTTTGTACGTGGCATTCTCTAGCTGTGTTGTCCGTATCCCCCTCAGCCGCTGTGAGCGGTATGGATCATGTAAAAA GTCTTGTATTGCATCTCGTGACCCATACTGTGGCTGGTTAAGCCAGGGAGCCTGTGGGAGAGTCACTCTGGGGATGTT GCTGTTAACTGAAGACTTCTTTACTTTCCATAACCACAGCGCTGGAGGATATGAGCAAGACACAGAATATGGCAACACGGCCCATCTAGGGGACTGCCATG AAATTTTGCCTACTTCAACTACACCAGATTACAAAATATTTGGCGGTCCAACATCtg ACATGGAGGTATCTTCATCTTCTGTTACCACAGTGGCAAGTATCCCAGAAATCACACCTAAAGTGATTGGTACCTGGAGACCTAAACTGACGAGCTCCCGGAAATTTGTAGTTCAAGATGACCCAAacacttctgattttactgatccTTTATCAGGTATCCCAAAGG GTGTACGATGGGAAGTCCAGTCCGGAGAATCTAACCAGATGGTCCACATGAATGTCCTCATCACCTGTGTCTTTGCTGCTTTTGTTTTGGGTGCATTTATTGCAGGTGTGGCAGTTTACTGCTATCGTGACATGTTTGTTCGGAAGAACAGAAAGATCCATAAAGATGCAGAATCTGCCCAGTCGTGCACAGACTCTAGTGGAAGCTTTGCCAAACTGAATGGTCTCTTTGATAGCCCAGTCAAGGAATACCAACAGAATATTGATTCCCCCAAACTCTACAGTAACCTGCTCACCAGTCGAAAAGAGCTACCACCCAATGGAGATACAACATCTATGGTGATGGACCATCGAGGCCAACCTCCAGAGCTGGCAGCTCTCCCCACACCAGAGTCCACACCTGTGCTCCACCAGAAGACCTTGCAGGCCATGAAGAGCCACTCAGACAAGGCCCACAGCCATGGAGCTTCAAGGAAAGAAACCCCACAGTTTTTTCCTTCTAGTCCTCCACCTCACTCTCCATTAAGCCATGGGCATATCCCCAGTGCCATTGTTCTTCCAAACGCTACCCATGACTACAATACATCTTTCTCAAACTCCAATGCTCACAAAGCTGAAAAGAAGCTTCAAAACATTGATCACCCTCTTACGAAGTCATCCAGTAAGAGAGATCACCGTCGTTCTGTGGATTCCAGAAATACCCTCAATGATCTCCTGAAGCATCTAAATGACCCAAATAGTAACCCCAAAGCCATCATGGGGGACATCCAAATGGCCCACCAGACCCTAATGCTGGACACCATGGGACCAATGTCTGAGGTCCCACCTAAGGTCCCTAATCGGGAGGCTTCACTCTACTCTCCTCCATCAACACTTCCCAGAAATAGTCCAACCAAGCGAGTAGATGTCCCCACCACTCCTGGGGTCCCAATGACTTCTCTGGAAAGACAAAGGGGTTATCACAAAAACTCGTCACAGAGGCACTCTATATCTGCTATGCCTAAAAACTTAAACTCACCAAATGGTGTTTTATTATCCAGACAGCCTAGTATGAACCGTGGAGGATATATGCCCACCCCCACAGGAGCGAAGGTGGACTATATTCAGGGGACACCAGTGAGTGTCCATCTGCAGCCTTCCCTCTCCAGACAGAGCAGCTACACCAGTAATGGCACCCTTCCTAGGACGGGACTAAAGAGGACACCGTCCTTAAAACCTGATGTGCCACCAAAGCCTTCCTTTGTTCCTCAAACCACATCTGTCAGACCACTGAACAAATACACTTACTAG
- the Sema6d gene encoding semaphorin-6D isoform X4 has product MRFFLLYVYMLLLRIFQLRAVSFPEDDEPLNTVDFHYSRQYPVFRGRPSGNESQHRLDFQLMLKIRDTLYIAGRDQVYTVNLNEVPKTEVIPNKKLTWRSRQQDRENCAMKGKHKDECHNFIKVFVPRNDEMVFVCGTNAFNPMCRYYRLNTLEYDGEEISGLARCPFDARQTNVALFADGKLYSATVADFLASDAVIYRSMGDGSALRTIKYDSKWIKEPHFLHAIEYGNYVYFFFREIAVEHNNLGKAVYSRVARICKNDMGGSQRVLEKHWTSFLKARLNCSVPGDSFFYFDVLQSITDIIQINGIHTVVGVFTTQLNSIPGSAVCAFSMDDIEKVFKGRFKEQKTPDSVWTAVPEDKVPKPRPGCCAKHGLAEAYKTSIDFPDETLSFIKSHPLMDSAVPPIADEPWFTKTRVRYRLTAIAVDRSAGPYQNYTVIFVGSEAGVVLKVLAKTSPSSLNDSVLLEEIEAYNQAKCNAENEEDKKVIALQLDKDHHALYVAFSSCVVRIPLSRCERYGSCKKSCIASRDPYCGWLSQGACGRVTLGMFAGGYEQDTEYGNTAHLGDCHEILPTSTTPDYKIFGGPTSDMEVSSSSVTTVASIPEITPKVIGTWRPKLTSSRKFVVQDDPNTSDFTDPLSGIPKGVRWEVQSGESNQMVHMNVLITCVFAAFVLGAFIAGVAVYCYRDMFVRKNRKIHKDAESAQSCTDSSGSFAKLNGLFDSPVKEYQQNIDSPKLYSNLLTSRKELPPNGDTTSMVMDHRGQPPELAALPTPESTPVLHQKTLQAMKSHSDKAHSHGASRKETPQFFPSSPPPHSPLSHGHIPSAIVLPNATHDYNTSFSNSNAHKAEKKLQNIDHPLTKSSSKRDHRRSVDSRNTLNDLLKHLNDPNSNPKAIMGDIQMAHQTLMLDTMGPMSEVPPKVPNREASLYSPPSTLPRNSPTKRVDVPTTPGVPMTSLERQRGYHKNSSQRHSISAMPKNLNSPNGVLLSRQPSMNRGGYMPTPTGAKVDYIQGTPVSVHLQPSLSRQSSYTSNGTLPRTGLKRTPSLKPDVPPKPSFVPQTTSVRPLNKYTY; this is encoded by the exons ATGAGGTTCTTCCTGCTTTATGTCTACATGTTGCTCCTGAGGATTTTCCAGCTGAGGGCAGTCAGCTTTCCCGAAGACGATGAGCCTCTAAATACTGTTGACTTCCACT ATTCAAGGCAATATCCGGTTTTTAGAGGACGCCCTTCAGGCAATGAATCGCAACACAGGCTGGACTTTCAGCTGATGTTGAAAATTCGAGACACACTTTATATTGCTGGCAG GGATCAAGTTTATACAGTGAACTTAAATGAAGTCCCCAAAACAGAAGTCATACCAAACAAG AAGCTGACGTGGAGATCAAGACAACAGGATCGAGAAAACTGTGCTATGAAAGGCAAACATAAA GATGAATGCCACAActttatcaaagtatttgttcCAAGAAATGATGAGATGGTTTTTGTCTGTGGCACCAATGCATTCAATCCCATGTGTAGATACTATAGG ttgaaTACCTTAGAGTATGATGGGGAAGAAATTAGTGGCCTGGCAAGATGTCCATTTGATGCCAGACAAACCAATGTTGCCCTGTTTGCTG ATGGGAAACTATATTCTGCCACAGTGGCTGACTTCTTGGCCAGTGATGCTGTGATTTATCGAAGCATGGGTGATGGATCTGCCCTTCGCACAATAAAATATGATTCCAAGTGGATAAAAG agCCACACTTTCTCCATGCCATAGAATATGGAAACtatgtctattttttctttcgagaaatcGCGGTGGAGCATAATAATTTAGGCAAA GCTGTGTATTCCCGAGTGGCCCGCATATGTAAAAATGACATGGGTGGCTCCCAGCGGGTTCTAGAGAAACACTGGACTTCGTTTCTGAAGGCTCGTCTTAACTGCTCCGTCCCTGGAGATTCGTTTTTCTACTTTGATGTTCTGCAGTCTATTACAGACATAATACAAATCAATGGCATCCACACTGTGGTTGGGGTGTTTACCACACAGCTGAACAG cattCCTGGTTCTGCAGTCTGTGCATTTAGCATGGATGACATTGAAAAGGTATTCAAAGGacgttttaaagaacagaaaactcCGGATTCTGTTTGGACAGCAGTCCCTGAAGACAAAGTGCCAAAgccaag GCCTGGCTGTTGTGCAAAACATGGCCTTGCTGAAGCTTACAAAACCTCCATCGACTTTCCTGATGAAACCCTGTCATTCATCAAATCCCACCCCCTCATGGACTCAGCTGTTCCACCCATTGCCGATGAGCCCTGGTTCACAAAGACAAGGGTCAG GTACAGATTGACAGCCATTGCCGTGGACCGTTCTGCAGGGCCCTACCAGAACTACACAGTCATCTTTGTTGGCTCTGAAGCTGGCGTGGTACTTAAAGTTTTGGCAAAGACCAGTCCTTCCTCTTTGAATGACAGCGTGTTACTGGAAGAGATTGAAGCTTACAACCAAGCAAA GTGCAATGCTGAGAATGAGGAAGACAAAAAGGTCATCGCACTGCAGTTGGATAAAGACCACCATGCTTTGTACGTGGCATTCTCTAGCTGTGTTGTCCGTATCCCCCTCAGCCGCTGTGAGCGGTATGGATCATGTAAAAA GTCTTGTATTGCATCTCGTGACCCATACTGTGGCTGGTTAAGCCAGGGAGCCTGTGGGAGAGTCACTCTGGGGATGTT CGCTGGAGGATATGAGCAAGACACAGAATATGGCAACACGGCCCATCTAGGGGACTGCCATG AAATTTTGCCTACTTCAACTACACCAGATTACAAAATATTTGGCGGTCCAACATCtg ACATGGAGGTATCTTCATCTTCTGTTACCACAGTGGCAAGTATCCCAGAAATCACACCTAAAGTGATTGGTACCTGGAGACCTAAACTGACGAGCTCCCGGAAATTTGTAGTTCAAGATGACCCAAacacttctgattttactgatccTTTATCAGGTATCCCAAAGG GTGTACGATGGGAAGTCCAGTCCGGAGAATCTAACCAGATGGTCCACATGAATGTCCTCATCACCTGTGTCTTTGCTGCTTTTGTTTTGGGTGCATTTATTGCAGGTGTGGCAGTTTACTGCTATCGTGACATGTTTGTTCGGAAGAACAGAAAGATCCATAAAGATGCAGAATCTGCCCAGTCGTGCACAGACTCTAGTGGAAGCTTTGCCAAACTGAATGGTCTCTTTGATAGCCCAGTCAAGGAATACCAACAGAATATTGATTCCCCCAAACTCTACAGTAACCTGCTCACCAGTCGAAAAGAGCTACCACCCAATGGAGATACAACATCTATGGTGATGGACCATCGAGGCCAACCTCCAGAGCTGGCAGCTCTCCCCACACCAGAGTCCACACCTGTGCTCCACCAGAAGACCTTGCAGGCCATGAAGAGCCACTCAGACAAGGCCCACAGCCATGGAGCTTCAAGGAAAGAAACCCCACAGTTTTTTCCTTCTAGTCCTCCACCTCACTCTCCATTAAGCCATGGGCATATCCCCAGTGCCATTGTTCTTCCAAACGCTACCCATGACTACAATACATCTTTCTCAAACTCCAATGCTCACAAAGCTGAAAAGAAGCTTCAAAACATTGATCACCCTCTTACGAAGTCATCCAGTAAGAGAGATCACCGTCGTTCTGTGGATTCCAGAAATACCCTCAATGATCTCCTGAAGCATCTAAATGACCCAAATAGTAACCCCAAAGCCATCATGGGGGACATCCAAATGGCCCACCAGACCCTAATGCTGGACACCATGGGACCAATGTCTGAGGTCCCACCTAAGGTCCCTAATCGGGAGGCTTCACTCTACTCTCCTCCATCAACACTTCCCAGAAATAGTCCAACCAAGCGAGTAGATGTCCCCACCACTCCTGGGGTCCCAATGACTTCTCTGGAAAGACAAAGGGGTTATCACAAAAACTCGTCACAGAGGCACTCTATATCTGCTATGCCTAAAAACTTAAACTCACCAAATGGTGTTTTATTATCCAGACAGCCTAGTATGAACCGTGGAGGATATATGCCCACCCCCACAGGAGCGAAGGTGGACTATATTCAGGGGACACCAGTGAGTGTCCATCTGCAGCCTTCCCTCTCCAGACAGAGCAGCTACACCAGTAATGGCACCCTTCCTAGGACGGGACTAAAGAGGACACCGTCCTTAAAACCTGATGTGCCACCAAAGCCTTCCTTTGTTCCTCAAACCACATCTGTCAGACCACTGAACAAATACACTTACTAG
- the Sema6d gene encoding semaphorin-6D isoform X5, with protein sequence MRFFLLYVYMLLLRIFQLRAVSFPEDDEPLNTVDFHYSRQYPVFRGRPSGNESQHRLDFQLMLKIRDTLYIAGRDQVYTVNLNEVPKTEVIPNKKLTWRSRQQDRENCAMKGKHKDECHNFIKVFVPRNDEMVFVCGTNAFNPMCRYYRLNTLEYDGEEISGLARCPFDARQTNVALFADGKLYSATVADFLASDAVIYRSMGDGSALRTIKYDSKWIKEPHFLHAIEYGNYVYFFFREIAVEHNNLGKAVYSRVARICKNDMGGSQRVLEKHWTSFLKARLNCSVPGDSFFYFDVLQSITDIIQINGIHTVVGVFTTQLNSIPGSAVCAFSMDDIEKVFKGRFKEQKTPDSVWTAVPEDKVPKPRPGCCAKHGLAEAYKTSIDFPDETLSFIKSHPLMDSAVPPIADEPWFTKTRVRYRLTAIAVDRSAGPYQNYTVIFVGSEAGVVLKVLAKTSPSSLNDSVLLEEIEAYNQAKCNAENEEDKKVIALQLDKDHHALYVAFSSCVVRIPLSRCERYGSCKKSCIASRDPYCGWLSQGACGRVTLGMFAGGYEQDTEYGNTAHLGDCHEILPTSTTPDYKIFGGPTSDMEVSSSSVTTVASIPEITPKVIGTWRPKLTSSRKFVVQDDPNTSDFTDPLSGVRWEVQSGESNQMVHMNVLITCVFAAFVLGAFIAGVAVYCYRDMFVRKNRKIHKDAESAQSCTDSSGSFAKLNGLFDSPVKEYQQNIDSPKLYSNLLTSRKELPPNGDTTSMVMDHRGQPPELAALPTPESTPVLHQKTLQAMKSHSDKAHSHGASRKETPQFFPSSPPPHSPLSHGHIPSAIVLPNATHDYNTSFSNSNAHKAEKKLQNIDHPLTKSSSKRDHRRSVDSRNTLNDLLKHLNDPNSNPKAIMGDIQMAHQTLMLDTMGPMSEVPPKVPNREASLYSPPSTLPRNSPTKRVDVPTTPGVPMTSLERQRGYHKNSSQRHSISAMPKNLNSPNGVLLSRQPSMNRGGYMPTPTGAKVDYIQGTPVSVHLQPSLSRQSSYTSNGTLPRTGLKRTPSLKPDVPPKPSFVPQTTSVRPLNKYTY encoded by the exons ATGAGGTTCTTCCTGCTTTATGTCTACATGTTGCTCCTGAGGATTTTCCAGCTGAGGGCAGTCAGCTTTCCCGAAGACGATGAGCCTCTAAATACTGTTGACTTCCACT ATTCAAGGCAATATCCGGTTTTTAGAGGACGCCCTTCAGGCAATGAATCGCAACACAGGCTGGACTTTCAGCTGATGTTGAAAATTCGAGACACACTTTATATTGCTGGCAG GGATCAAGTTTATACAGTGAACTTAAATGAAGTCCCCAAAACAGAAGTCATACCAAACAAG AAGCTGACGTGGAGATCAAGACAACAGGATCGAGAAAACTGTGCTATGAAAGGCAAACATAAA GATGAATGCCACAActttatcaaagtatttgttcCAAGAAATGATGAGATGGTTTTTGTCTGTGGCACCAATGCATTCAATCCCATGTGTAGATACTATAGG ttgaaTACCTTAGAGTATGATGGGGAAGAAATTAGTGGCCTGGCAAGATGTCCATTTGATGCCAGACAAACCAATGTTGCCCTGTTTGCTG ATGGGAAACTATATTCTGCCACAGTGGCTGACTTCTTGGCCAGTGATGCTGTGATTTATCGAAGCATGGGTGATGGATCTGCCCTTCGCACAATAAAATATGATTCCAAGTGGATAAAAG agCCACACTTTCTCCATGCCATAGAATATGGAAACtatgtctattttttctttcgagaaatcGCGGTGGAGCATAATAATTTAGGCAAA GCTGTGTATTCCCGAGTGGCCCGCATATGTAAAAATGACATGGGTGGCTCCCAGCGGGTTCTAGAGAAACACTGGACTTCGTTTCTGAAGGCTCGTCTTAACTGCTCCGTCCCTGGAGATTCGTTTTTCTACTTTGATGTTCTGCAGTCTATTACAGACATAATACAAATCAATGGCATCCACACTGTGGTTGGGGTGTTTACCACACAGCTGAACAG cattCCTGGTTCTGCAGTCTGTGCATTTAGCATGGATGACATTGAAAAGGTATTCAAAGGacgttttaaagaacagaaaactcCGGATTCTGTTTGGACAGCAGTCCCTGAAGACAAAGTGCCAAAgccaag GCCTGGCTGTTGTGCAAAACATGGCCTTGCTGAAGCTTACAAAACCTCCATCGACTTTCCTGATGAAACCCTGTCATTCATCAAATCCCACCCCCTCATGGACTCAGCTGTTCCACCCATTGCCGATGAGCCCTGGTTCACAAAGACAAGGGTCAG GTACAGATTGACAGCCATTGCCGTGGACCGTTCTGCAGGGCCCTACCAGAACTACACAGTCATCTTTGTTGGCTCTGAAGCTGGCGTGGTACTTAAAGTTTTGGCAAAGACCAGTCCTTCCTCTTTGAATGACAGCGTGTTACTGGAAGAGATTGAAGCTTACAACCAAGCAAA GTGCAATGCTGAGAATGAGGAAGACAAAAAGGTCATCGCACTGCAGTTGGATAAAGACCACCATGCTTTGTACGTGGCATTCTCTAGCTGTGTTGTCCGTATCCCCCTCAGCCGCTGTGAGCGGTATGGATCATGTAAAAA GTCTTGTATTGCATCTCGTGACCCATACTGTGGCTGGTTAAGCCAGGGAGCCTGTGGGAGAGTCACTCTGGGGATGTT CGCTGGAGGATATGAGCAAGACACAGAATATGGCAACACGGCCCATCTAGGGGACTGCCATG AAATTTTGCCTACTTCAACTACACCAGATTACAAAATATTTGGCGGTCCAACATCtg ACATGGAGGTATCTTCATCTTCTGTTACCACAGTGGCAAGTATCCCAGAAATCACACCTAAAGTGATTGGTACCTGGAGACCTAAACTGACGAGCTCCCGGAAATTTGTAGTTCAAGATGACCCAAacacttctgattttactgatccTTTATCAG GTGTACGATGGGAAGTCCAGTCCGGAGAATCTAACCAGATGGTCCACATGAATGTCCTCATCACCTGTGTCTTTGCTGCTTTTGTTTTGGGTGCATTTATTGCAGGTGTGGCAGTTTACTGCTATCGTGACATGTTTGTTCGGAAGAACAGAAAGATCCATAAAGATGCAGAATCTGCCCAGTCGTGCACAGACTCTAGTGGAAGCTTTGCCAAACTGAATGGTCTCTTTGATAGCCCAGTCAAGGAATACCAACAGAATATTGATTCCCCCAAACTCTACAGTAACCTGCTCACCAGTCGAAAAGAGCTACCACCCAATGGAGATACAACATCTATGGTGATGGACCATCGAGGCCAACCTCCAGAGCTGGCAGCTCTCCCCACACCAGAGTCCACACCTGTGCTCCACCAGAAGACCTTGCAGGCCATGAAGAGCCACTCAGACAAGGCCCACAGCCATGGAGCTTCAAGGAAAGAAACCCCACAGTTTTTTCCTTCTAGTCCTCCACCTCACTCTCCATTAAGCCATGGGCATATCCCCAGTGCCATTGTTCTTCCAAACGCTACCCATGACTACAATACATCTTTCTCAAACTCCAATGCTCACAAAGCTGAAAAGAAGCTTCAAAACATTGATCACCCTCTTACGAAGTCATCCAGTAAGAGAGATCACCGTCGTTCTGTGGATTCCAGAAATACCCTCAATGATCTCCTGAAGCATCTAAATGACCCAAATAGTAACCCCAAAGCCATCATGGGGGACATCCAAATGGCCCACCAGACCCTAATGCTGGACACCATGGGACCAATGTCTGAGGTCCCACCTAAGGTCCCTAATCGGGAGGCTTCACTCTACTCTCCTCCATCAACACTTCCCAGAAATAGTCCAACCAAGCGAGTAGATGTCCCCACCACTCCTGGGGTCCCAATGACTTCTCTGGAAAGACAAAGGGGTTATCACAAAAACTCGTCACAGAGGCACTCTATATCTGCTATGCCTAAAAACTTAAACTCACCAAATGGTGTTTTATTATCCAGACAGCCTAGTATGAACCGTGGAGGATATATGCCCACCCCCACAGGAGCGAAGGTGGACTATATTCAGGGGACACCAGTGAGTGTCCATCTGCAGCCTTCCCTCTCCAGACAGAGCAGCTACACCAGTAATGGCACCCTTCCTAGGACGGGACTAAAGAGGACACCGTCCTTAAAACCTGATGTGCCACCAAAGCCTTCCTTTGTTCCTCAAACCACATCTGTCAGACCACTGAACAAATACACTTACTAG